CGGCGATAGGCCTCTAACGGCAATTGCGGCACAGAAGGCGTCATCATGGGGAAAGCACCTGTTCAGCAATAGCGGGCAGAATATCGGCCACATCCCCCTGAAGCACCACATCGGCGCGAGCATCCATGTAAGTGGGCGTTTGGTTGATGATAATCACCGCGGCGCCATGATTGGCAGCCTCCACCGGCAAACGCGCCACCGGCATCACGGCCAGCGACGAACCCGCGATGAGCATCAAATCGCTCTCATGGGCCAAAGCCTGCGCCGCTTCCCACGCCCGCCAGGGCAGTTGTTCACCAAACAACACGACGTCGGGCTTGAGCACAGCGCCGCAATGCGGGCAGTGGGGCACTTCGCCGCTCTCTAAAAAAGCCGGCAGGAACTCGGCGCTGGTGTATGTGCGGTAGCACTGGGTGCAGGTCGCCGTCTCGAGGGAACCATGCACTTCCACCACCCGTTTCGAACCAGCCTTTTGATGCAGGCCATCGATGTTTTGTGTCACAACCCCCGAAAAATGCCC
This region of Chloroflexota bacterium genomic DNA includes:
- a CDS encoding NAD-dependent deacylase, whose protein sequence is MPLTSETEFRIAQAAALIRRARRGVVLTGAGISTPSGIPDFRSPSSGLWAQHDPLEVASLQAFRHHPDRFFAWVRPLLETILQAEPNAAHQAVAALEQAGHFSGVVTQNIDGLHQKAGSKRVVEVHGSLETATCTQCYRTYTSAEFLPAFLESGEVPHCPHCGAVLKPDVVLFGEQLPWRAWEAAQALAHESDLMLIAGSSLAVMPVARLPVEAANHGAAVIIINQTPTYMDARADVVLQGDVADILPAIAEQVLSP